One window of the Periophthalmus magnuspinnatus isolate fPerMag1 chromosome 17, fPerMag1.2.pri, whole genome shotgun sequence genome contains the following:
- the psmb11a gene encoding proteasome subunit beta type-11a, which produces MALEDICALKYTLSSLDNATTFQINYFPNLRRSSETLLTGAPLTFSIPNSVSSLLTSHSSKPSITVPRPFALSHGTTTLGFIFKGGVIAAADTRASAGGLVACPAVHKITPLHSHLVVTSSGSGADCMLWERILTREIRLYQLRHKRRLSVRGTAKLLSFMLHPFKGTDVCVALTLCGWDIEMCNSEFPNSAHSPSNQSVTDIAQSASTHNGPKLIYVCSDGARFEGNVFSVGSGSPYAYGVLDRDLKWSLSVAEAVSLAREAVFRATHRDAYSGNNVDLFHVTAQGWYQRQREDLKEEYYRKETQKKVEKRLRCQ; this is translated from the coding sequence ATGGCTTTGGAAGATATTTGTGCCTTAAAGTACACCCTTTCTTCATTGGATAATGCCACTACAtttcaaattaattattttcCCAACCTGAGAAGATCATCAGAAACTCTACTGACCGGGGCTCCATTGACCTTCAGTATACCAAACTCTGTATCTTCATTATTAACTTCTCACTCTTCTAAACCTTCAATTACTGTTCCTAGACCTTTTGCTCTGTCTCATGGGACAACAACCCTGGGATTCATCTTCAAAGGTGGGGTCATCGCTGCAGCAGACACGCGGGCAAGTGCTGGGGGACTTGTAGCTTGTCCAGCTGTGCACAAGATTACTCCTCTTCACTCCCACTTGGTTGTCACCTCCTCTGGCAGTGGAGCAGACTGTATGCTGTGGGAACGAATCCTGACAAGAGAAATTAGGCTCTATCAGCTTAGACACAAACGACGACTGTCAGTAAGAGGAACAGCCAAGCTCCTTTCATTCATGTTGCATCCATTTAAAGGGACTGATGTGTGTGTAGCCCTTACTTTATGTGGTTGGGATATAGAAATGTGCAACAGTGAGTTTCCAAATAGTGCACATTCTCCTTCAAATCAGAGTGTTACTGACATAGCACAATCTGCATCTACTCACAATGGTCCTAAACTGATTTATGTGTGCAGTGATGGTGCTCGGTTTGAGGGAAATGTCTTTTCGGTGGGCTCTGGGTCCCCTTATGCCTATGGAGTTCTAGACAGGGATTTGAAGTGGAGTCTGAGTGTTGCAGAGGCTGTGTCTTTGGCCAGAGAAGCTGTGTTTCGAGCTACTCACAGGGACGCATACTCTGGAAACAATGTGGACCTCTTTCACGTCACAGCTCAAGGGTGGTatcaaagacagagagaggacttGAAGGAGGAATATTACAGGAAAGAGACACAAAAGAAAGTGGAAAAAAGATTGAGGTGTCAATAA
- the psmb5 gene encoding proteasome subunit beta type-5: MALASVLNSDFGDFSYEKCQPVDFIGGMGLSGGGFESAPGESLSFTVKNPLCAEAEDDVEKKIQFLHGTTTLAFKFQHGVIVAVDSRATAGAYIASQTVKKVIEINPYLLGTMAGGAADCSFWERLLARQCRIYELRNKERISVAAASKLLANMVYQYKGMGLSMGTMVCGWDKRGPGLYYVDSEGNRVCGDLFAVGSGSMYAYGVMDSGLRHDLTVEEACDLGRRAIYQATYRDAYSGGQVNLYHVHSEGWTRISQDDVLKLHQQYKEQA; the protein is encoded by the exons ATGGCACTTGCTAGTGTGTTAAATAGTGATTTTGGTGATTTTTCTTATGAAAAATGCCAGCCGGTCGACTTTATAGGAGGTATGGGTCTTAGCGGTGGGGGTTTTGAGTCTGCTCCGGGGGAAAGTCTTAGCTTCACCGTCAAGAACCCGCTGTGTGCCGAAGCCGAAGATGATGTCGAGAAGAAAATACAGTTTCTGCATGGGACCACCACCTTAGCTTTCAAG TTCCAGCATGGTGTTATTGTGGCAGTGGATTCTCGGGCCACAGCAGGCGCCTATATCGCCTCTCAGACGGTGAAGAAAGTGATTGAGATCAATCCATACTTACTGGGCACAATGGCTGGAGGAGCTGCAGATTGTAGTTTTTGGGAGCGTCTTTTAGCCCGTCAGTGCCGCATCTACGAGCTTCGGAACAAGGAGCGCATCTCTGTGGCTGCAGCCTCCAAGCTACTGGCAAACATGGTGTACCAGTACAAAGGCATGGGACTCAGCATGGGGACAATGGTCTGTGGATGGGACAAGAGAGGACCAG GACTCTACTATGTGGACTCAGAGGGGAACAGAGTGTGTGGTGACCTGTTTGCAGTGGGCTCTGGCTCCATGTATGCCTATGGTGTGATGGACAGCGGCCTGCGGCATGACTTGACCGTGGAAGAGGCCTGTGATCTGGGGCGCCGTGCCATCTACCAAGCAACATACCGTGATGCCTACAGTGGAGGGCAGGTCAACCTCTACCATGTCCACAGTGAGGGCTGGACCAGGATCTCCCAGGATGATGTCCTAAAGCTGCACCAGCAGTATAAGGAGCAGGCTTAG